One Betta splendens chromosome 5, fBetSpl5.4, whole genome shotgun sequence genomic window, CCAGGTCCTGCGAGGACTGAGGACACGTCAGCAACCAGCAACGTCAgattgaaaaaacaaacactacagACTTCACACGTTCTCACCCGGTAACAAAACATGGTGATGATTCTGTACAAGATTTGGACTTTTTGTCTCAGCATCATCATCCTGCGACGTTCTTTGCAGACTGGATTCTGGTTCAGTATCACATAAAGGAAGTCACGAAGTTTGGCTGTGATGCACGAGTTCTGTagacataaaaaacacacatgggtaacagtcaatcaatcaatcaatcaatcaatcaatcaatgaaCTTGTAAAGTGTCAAAAGCCAAAAGTCAGATGATTTcaatggaaataaaaataacaggAATCACAAACGTGTTAGTTAGAAATAAGCATCACACCATTAGTTTAAACTCACGTGCACATCAATGAAGATCCTAGGCAGCATTTCAGCGCACGTCTTCTGCAACGCAACAGACATTTATTAGAGAACCTCCAACTGGACTCACACGGACTTACAGCCAGCAAAGCCCCATGATACAGTCGCGCATGTGCGCGCTTACCGTGCGGCTGGAGGTGTGTATCGTGTCCAGCAGGACCATGACTTCTTTGCCCAGTTTCAGCGCTCTGGAGTAGCAGGTCGGAGGCGCGCAGTGCGACAGGCGCACGAAGCAGAAGGCGCACAGAAGAGCGGCGAATTCCAGCCTCATGTCAGACAGCTTGTACAGTCAACGCGCTATGAAGCAGTACCGACGCTGGCTTGCTGCGGTTTTATGGACGGAGtggttaaaaaaaatagaaacgaCGAGCGATGACGTGGACGCGCAGCAAGAGCGAGGAAAATATTTGGGGACTAACGCGTTTCAGAAAACAAGTCAGTGCTGCCAGGAGGCAGGAGCGACACGGCCTGCATCACATCCCATCCATATTAATGCAGGATTAATTAGTTTTATTCAGTGCAGTGGGAGATTGAGTCTTACTGGTACTGGTTAAATCGTCCCTTTATTTATAGAGGAAAACTCAACAGTAAaccagcatctgcagctttggagATTTTgctatttgctattatttttctgttttttgtttcaaaCATTTTACTATTATGAAGTAACAGAgcagaaataaacaagaaacaagTTGAGCTGCCTTAGTTTAAAAACAACACTGTACATGTTTGACAGAAAACTAGCTCTTTTCTTTATAGCAGAGCTATGGAGTTCATTCTTGCACAGTATATATACAAACATGTATAAAACCATGTGCAACAACGTCTGCACATCTCAAGGTAGGTTTGTTGGAGCCACTGAACCTGACTTCAGATTGAGAaaattccttttctttttcctcttggGGACGTCCACGCTGTCAGGCAATTCATGTGCATCTCGAAAGACAAACAACCTTCCCCCAGTAGCGGGGCTGCTCGGTACAGTGCTGACACAGACTGAAGCCAGGGGCTCCTCTGCTGAGCTCTGTAATCGTTCattcactgtgtctgtggtccCTACTTTCGCGGTGTCACTCTGCTGACGATCAACACCTCTGCTTTCAGTCATGGCTGGTTTAGAATCAGACTTTTGTACTCTGGTAAAACTATTCTCCCCAACCAGCACTGGCGCTTCATCTCTTGGAGCCGGGAGAAAGGACCTGGGGAGCAGTTTTTCCATCAGAGTCTTCATTTTTCCACGGAGGCTGTGTGATTTGGAAGACAAAGGGACCATTGTTAAGTGGGACTGGAGAGCGAAGCTGCTTACCTCATACATATGGTCAGTGGAAACCAGCCATGCAATTCCCCATATGAATGGCGTATGTCACTtctaatgaaacatttgtttgtgatgtttgtgGGAACTGTGCTACTAATTAGTCTTCACACCCTTCGtgaggcagctgcagcaaaaGGCAGAAATATGTTGAACTCAcctctctctgtccacagaACAGCTCGGCATATTTTTATGAACCACATCATCCCTCAGCTTGACGGCAAGAAGGCGATTCGATCCCTCAGCACACCTGCTCAAAGACAAACCATGAGCCTGAGAGTGTAAACATGATACTAAACGATCCCTAGCAATTTGATGTGACCTTTGCCTTAAAGAGTCTAACTACAGTAGGTTTATAGTTGCTTCTCTTCCGAGTTATGTTTTCCAGCCCCCAGTTACTCAGCTACTCTAAAGAACACTAGAATTGTTTCTCTTATAAACACAAGTTAGTCTAAAAAGTTTTGAACTTTCTGCCTGTGGGTCTGAGTGCTACCAAGTATTGATGCTTATAAACACAAACCTGACAAACAATGACTAGATATGCAGGGCCAGTCGCAGTGTTTTCTAAACAGATACTTTTTAGATCATTGAGCCTGCCTTTCCAGATTTTCCATTAAAATATCCAAcatggtatgtaaaaacaaaacaaaagatatcTTTCTTTTAGCAAAAACTAAGAAAAAGATCAGATGCCAAAAAGAGGTCATGCATGATACATTAGTCACCAGCAGAGCAATCCAAACATGTTCCATTTTATCAAGAAAAACAGGGAAATTAAATGATAAGTACAATTATTTATCTCACCATTTTGGCTTGGGGGAAATTTCTCTTTtggaaacatttttaaattgaagACAATGCCTAGAGATGGTAGAGCTTCAGCAGGCTGCTTTGcaaatgctgcttttatttaaatcGTTGAAAAATATTACCCTAAACCACAGAGGTTGAATTGCAGGGACCTGTGTGATGTTGTAGTTAGGAGGCTTTGACTTGaataacatgaacacaagaGAATCCTGTATATAATACCCtttgttaattttgtttttctctgtcagtGGAGTTAGTCTGAGTATTTTTCCCGattatacatttaaaattaaCACTATTCAGATCAATAAGCATTATATTAATAAGTAAAACTACAACTGACCATTAGTTACTCATGGTGGAACTTAAAACCTACAACTGACCATTAGTTACTCATGGTGGAACTTAAAACCCTGACCTGAAACCAACCTTTGAACTACTGCAGAGGGATTATTTTGTCTTTAATTCGAAGAACTTGGACCTGCAGATAACTTGCTCAGTATCCTGATTTATTTGTGTCCCTTGCTGTTTGTGCTGTCTAAACATGGATCTTCCAGAGAAGGAATTCTCCCCAGCAGAGAGATTAACCTCATGCTTACCCTGCGTGATTCAGCTCTGCAGACGCTGGGACTGATTGCTGTTTGCGGCAGAGAGCATCTATGATAGATAGAAGTTCGCTTTCGGGCagggtggggaggaggaggcgaagtGCCTCCACCAGAAACTCTGTCGACATTTGGTTCTGTTTCACTAGCTGAGATGCAAACGCCAGATCCTGGAATGAAAAGCAGGGCACAGTGCCACCTGAGCGcaggtttttccttttcctaTGGCAGTAATAGGTTTGTTATCAACACATATCTGGTAAAACACTTTTGAATGATGCATGACCTGGTCACAGTTTGCATAAAGTCTCTTGAGCTCCATTTGTTCCTTTAAATCTTCTGTGGCTTGATTGTTGGCAGTCATTTCTAGTAACCTGAAAATTCCAGAAGGTTTCAACACTGTTAAAGTTTATGGCCTGTGTCAAACCCACAAAACTCCTTAGAACTGCAGGGATAATGCTGACATGACAGCTCACCTCTCAGCCAACAGTGTGATGAGCTGGCCACACTTGTAGAGTGCCTCTTGGAGGATGGACCCCATTCTGcagtcctcctgcagctgaaacaCTTTATCTTCCTCAGTGGCATTCTCCCCCTCATCTGAATCCTCTCCAAGTGTTTCATTTGACCCAACTTTGGTCTTGCACATCTCCAGGTTGTCTAGTTCTGTCTTCTCATTCTGaagctcctgctctgcttcctctAGGCCCTGTTGTGAGATACACATTTAATTACTaaaaatca contains:
- the LOC114855532 gene encoding cytokine-like protein 1 isoform X2 yields the protein MRLEFAALLCAFCFVRLSHCAPPTCYSRALKLGKEVMVLLDTIHTSSRTTCAEMLPRIFIDVHNSCITAKLRDFLYVILNQNPVCKERRRMMMLRQKVQILYRIITMFCYRSSQDLVFLSDDCEAIDTGRSHPYNGEDRLQLLQEDR
- the LOC114855532 gene encoding cytokine-like protein 1 isoform X1 — translated: MRLEFAALLCAFCFVRLSHCAPPTCYSRALKLGKEVMVLLDTIHTSSRTKTCAEMLPRIFIDVHNSCITAKLRDFLYVILNQNPVCKERRRMMMLRQKVQILYRIITMFCYRSSQDLVFLSDDCEAIDTGRSHPYNGEDRLQLLQEDR
- the LOC114855532 gene encoding cytokine-like protein 1 isoform X3 — its product is MRLEFAALLCAFCFVRLSHCAPPTCYSRALKLGKEVMVLLDTIHTSSRTKTCAEMLPRIFIDVHNSCITAKLRDFLYVILNQNPVCKERRRMMMLRQKVQILYRIITMFCYRDLVFLSDDCEAIDTGRSHPYNGEDRLQLLQEDR